The Deinococcus carri genome contains a region encoding:
- a CDS encoding phosphopentomutase — MLLTIIVLDSVGAGALPDAANFGDVGAHTLNHTLEAAPAALPHLARLGLSRVPTLQTSPQTVPAGDVQGGYGRMREVSPGKDTSTGHWEFMGVQLQHPFQVFPDGFPPAVMDRFDAATGRGHLCNKPYSGTDVIRDYGEEHLRTGFPIVYTSADSVFQIAAHEDVVPLETLYEWCQAAREILQGEYAVARVIARPFRGEYPFERANEHRRDFSLVPPHNVLDALRERGRAVVGIGKIPDIYAHRGFTEEIHTDNNADGIQKTLARMRQAAAEGEGGLIFTNLVDFDAKYGHRRDPQGYSSALAAFDAALPDLLAAVPADGALLVISDHGNDPTWPGTDHTREYGLLLAYRPGLTGAVDLGERATFADVGATAAEALGADWQGPGESFWKQLS, encoded by the coding sequence ATGCTCTTGACCATCATCGTGCTGGATTCCGTCGGGGCGGGGGCACTGCCCGACGCCGCCAACTTCGGGGACGTGGGCGCGCACACCCTCAACCACACGCTGGAGGCCGCCCCGGCGGCGCTGCCCCACCTGGCCCGGCTGGGGCTGAGCCGGGTCCCGACCCTCCAGACCTCCCCGCAGACGGTTCCGGCGGGAGACGTGCAGGGGGGTTACGGCCGGATGCGCGAGGTCAGCCCCGGCAAGGACACCAGCACCGGGCACTGGGAGTTCATGGGCGTGCAGCTCCAGCACCCCTTCCAGGTCTTCCCGGACGGCTTCCCCCCCGCCGTGATGGACCGTTTCGACGCGGCGACCGGGCGCGGCCACCTGTGCAACAAACCCTACAGCGGCACGGACGTGATCCGCGACTACGGTGAGGAGCACCTGCGGACCGGGTTTCCCATCGTGTACACCAGTGCCGACAGCGTGTTCCAGATTGCCGCCCACGAGGACGTGGTGCCGCTGGAAACGCTGTACGAATGGTGCCAGGCGGCGCGCGAGATCCTGCAGGGCGAGTACGCGGTGGCGCGCGTGATTGCCCGGCCCTTCCGGGGTGAATACCCCTTCGAGCGGGCCAACGAACACCGCCGGGACTTCTCGCTGGTGCCGCCGCACAACGTGCTGGACGCGCTGCGGGAAAGGGGCCGCGCGGTGGTCGGCATCGGCAAGATTCCCGACATCTACGCGCACCGGGGCTTCACCGAGGAGATCCACACCGACAACAACGCCGACGGCATCCAGAAGACGCTGGCACGGATGCGGCAGGCGGCGGCGGAAGGCGAAGGCGGCCTGATCTTCACCAACCTGGTGGACTTCGACGCCAAGTACGGGCACCGCCGCGACCCGCAGGGGTACAGCAGCGCCCTGGCCGCCTTCGATGCCGCGCTGCCCGACCTCCTGGCCGCGGTTCCCGCAGACGGCGCGCTGCTGGTCATCAGCGACCACGGCAACGACCCCACCTGGCCCGGCACCGACCATACCCGCGAATACGGACTGCTGCTGGCCTACCGCCCCGGGCTGACGGGCGCGGTGGACCTGGGCGAGCGCGCCACCTTCGCGGATGTGGGCGCGACCGCCGCCGAGGCGCTGGGGGCCGACTGGCAGGGGCCGGGTGAGAGCTTCTGGAAGCAGCTGAGCTGA
- the lptB gene encoding LPS export ABC transporter ATP-binding protein, which translates to MTAPAAMPPVTPPTRPELSAQGLSKTYGRRAVVRGVDFMVRPGEIVALFGPNGAGKTTTFYMLVGFIRPGGGQIQLGERDVTRLPMHERARLGLGYLPQEPSAFRKLTARDNLLAILEYQNLPRAEQEARADALLAEFGLTHLANSLAYQLSGGERRRLELARALTTDPDYLLLDEPFTGVDPKSIREIQRLIRELRDRRGIGVFITDHNVRETIALTDRVYLMFDGEVKFQGTPQEFAADEDVRRHYLGDDFEL; encoded by the coding sequence GTGACTGCCCCCGCCGCCATGCCTCCTGTCACGCCGCCCACACGTCCCGAACTGTCCGCGCAGGGCCTCAGCAAGACCTACGGCCGCCGGGCGGTGGTGCGCGGGGTGGACTTCATGGTGCGGCCCGGCGAGATCGTGGCGCTGTTCGGGCCGAACGGGGCGGGGAAGACCACCACCTTCTACATGCTGGTCGGCTTTATCCGGCCGGGTGGGGGGCAGATTCAACTGGGCGAGCGCGACGTGACCCGGCTGCCCATGCACGAGCGGGCGCGGCTGGGCCTGGGGTATCTGCCGCAGGAGCCGAGCGCCTTTCGCAAGCTGACGGCGCGTGACAATCTGCTCGCCATCCTCGAATACCAGAACCTCCCGCGCGCCGAGCAGGAGGCCCGCGCCGACGCGCTGCTGGCCGAGTTCGGGCTGACGCATCTGGCAAATAGCCTCGCCTACCAGCTCTCGGGTGGGGAGCGCCGCCGCCTGGAGCTGGCCCGCGCGCTCACCACCGACCCCGATTACCTCCTCCTCGACGAGCCGTTTACTGGTGTGGACCCCAAGAGCATCCGCGAGATTCAGCGGCTGATCCGCGAGCTGCGCGACCGCCGGGGCATCGGCGTCTTTATCACTGACCACAACGTGCGCGAGACGATTGCCCTGACCGACCGGGTGTACCTGATGTTCGACGGGGAAGTGAAGTTTCAGGGCACGCCGCAGGAGTTCGCGGCCGACGAGGACGTGCGCCGCCACTACCTCGGCGACGACTTCGAACTGTAA
- a CDS encoding DUF3084 domain-containing protein, producing the protein MLWLFLPFVVVLAGVVAYAADTIARKVGRKHLRLFGLRPKSTALLVAVLSGMGISAASLAAFLLLNRSAVNTIAQADQLRPQINALRDEVQAVQGDLRGVQRERDSARQQAGQLRQEQEAARVSLQKANAELQAAQAGRRTAQAQREAAQAQAQALQQRVAELTALRARLESSAEASRAQLSASEAALAASRARARDLDGRVRVLNEQVGTLDARAAQAEAEATQAQNRAQNAQTRAEQAQARAAQLDAQVHALEVSRQQVEAQRNGLAQERDTARAARDAAVAASAQAQAQRLAAQQARDRLAAERQGLLADRDRLRRERDAAAQARDAATQVRDAAARERDRVRADLTALRAQQADLRAANETLARDLASTRASLGRLQDEYSSARTELSASRNADLAFPKNDLVYAGVVPSVRNLDSFLREAAAAASSRGAKGNPAARLSTPARSALETKLRGLNASTFVQCRAANNTAVGFPVDLTCEARPNSVLYRGGQPIRRATITLGEDTRAIQSQIQNLVQDAVVDLTTRGVPGEYITNQGLDVNEFVELLTQLSSRSGPSASVAIAAREDVRPGGRVDLYPVLP; encoded by the coding sequence GTGCTGTGGCTCTTTTTGCCGTTCGTGGTCGTCCTGGCGGGCGTCGTGGCCTATGCCGCCGACACCATTGCCCGCAAGGTGGGCCGCAAGCATCTGCGCCTGTTCGGGCTGCGGCCCAAGAGCACCGCTCTGCTGGTGGCGGTGCTGTCGGGGATGGGCATTAGCGCGGCCAGCCTGGCGGCCTTTTTGCTGCTCAACCGCAGCGCCGTGAACACCATCGCGCAGGCCGACCAGCTCCGGCCCCAGATCAACGCGCTGCGCGACGAGGTGCAGGCGGTGCAGGGCGACCTCCGGGGGGTGCAGCGCGAGCGCGACAGCGCCCGCCAGCAGGCCGGGCAGCTGCGCCAGGAGCAGGAGGCGGCGCGGGTCAGCCTCCAGAAGGCCAACGCCGAATTGCAGGCCGCCCAGGCTGGCCGCCGCACCGCCCAGGCCCAGCGCGAGGCGGCCCAGGCGCAGGCACAGGCCCTGCAACAGCGCGTGGCCGAACTCACGGCCCTGCGCGCCCGCCTGGAAAGCAGCGCTGAGGCCAGCCGCGCCCAGCTCAGCGCCTCGGAAGCGGCCCTGGCCGCCAGCCGCGCCCGCGCCCGTGACCTCGACGGCCGCGTGCGGGTGCTGAACGAGCAGGTGGGCACCCTCGATGCCCGCGCGGCCCAGGCCGAGGCCGAAGCCACCCAGGCGCAGAACCGCGCCCAGAACGCCCAGACCCGTGCCGAGCAGGCCCAGGCCCGCGCGGCGCAGCTCGACGCGCAGGTTCACGCGCTGGAGGTGTCGCGCCAGCAGGTGGAAGCCCAGCGCAACGGGCTGGCCCAGGAACGGGACACCGCCCGCGCGGCCCGTGACGCGGCGGTGGCGGCCAGCGCCCAGGCCCAGGCGCAGCGCCTCGCCGCGCAGCAGGCCCGCGACCGCCTGGCCGCCGAGCGCCAGGGCCTGCTGGCCGACCGCGACCGCCTCCGCCGCGAGCGCGACGCGGCGGCCCAGGCCCGTGACGCCGCAACCCAGGTCCGCGACGCGGCCGCCCGCGAGCGTGACCGGGTGCGCGCGGACCTCACGGCCCTGCGTGCCCAGCAGGCCGACCTGCGCGCCGCCAACGAGACGCTCGCCCGCGATCTGGCCTCCACCCGCGCCAGCCTGGGCCGCCTTCAGGACGAGTATTCCAGCGCCCGCACCGAACTCAGCGCCAGCCGCAACGCCGACCTGGCCTTTCCCAAGAACGACCTGGTATATGCGGGCGTGGTGCCCAGCGTGCGCAACCTCGACAGCTTCCTGCGCGAGGCCGCCGCCGCCGCGAGTAGCCGCGGTGCGAAGGGCAATCCCGCCGCCCGCCTGAGCACCCCCGCCCGCTCTGCCCTGGAAACCAAGCTGCGTGGCCTGAACGCCAGCACCTTCGTGCAGTGCCGCGCGGCGAACAATACGGCCGTCGGCTTTCCGGTGGACCTCACCTGCGAGGCCCGGCCCAACAGCGTCCTGTACCGGGGCGGGCAGCCCATCCGCCGCGCCACCATCACGCTGGGGGAGGATACCCGCGCCATCCAGAGCCAGATTCAGAATCTGGTGCAGGACGCGGTCGTGGACCTCACCACCCGCGGCGTGCCGGGCGAGTACATCACCAACCAGGGCCTCGACGTGAACGAGTTCGTGGAGTTGCTGACCCAGCTCAGCAGCCGCAGCGGCCCCAGCGCCAGCGTC